From the Danio aesculapii chromosome 9, fDanAes4.1, whole genome shotgun sequence genome, one window contains:
- the LOC130235169 gene encoding uncharacterized protein LOC130235169, translating to MSFTMPLLLRVIISSTEARRVQLPEVPESVESLINILQEKLQIQGQFSLKFEDADFGNALCNLSDISELPSEKAVLHIQWCKSSAYETSSLPSVSSLDTASLDSSEESLPSTSGSMQNYLRTASEWPSPFPIPALSFDVELKLRRGNEAFEKTKIGIDVTRDMKIEILDKIVQTVFDIKAYPDNQEIESIASALVFKYPCLKEPGKGKGFEGWLISIKNKLNNYRAKLREAGCNEVIVNRKRNDGASGRRSFTLKKAKRGEVNHVPEHPCNHTDTSLEEQRIILVEETKKARRDMATISEKMELTFSLRRKEMVQEQPMIVEVQERWPALFFQEQICEEFFRITNKDLLGVFMAATDKYTPKLLKLYRARKGAFGHEMEELLERLDERTTEIVNHRRTAALEGLPLFLREKQTNLFKICKETEDGTKGVSVGILYVTDDDTRAASPVIQNIAVVLEEVVVLEDIPDTSSAVAYLFGLLYALNFSYPKELRYTFDTLQNVFMELGTGCTQRVLSLKNKMLN from the exons ATGTCCTTTACAATG cctttgctacTACGAGTCATCATTTCCTCCACTGAAGCCCGGCGAGTCCAGCTTCCTGAAGTGCCTGAATCAGTGGAATCTCTCATCAATATTCTTCAAGAGAAGCTGCAAATACAAGGACAGTTTTCCCTTAAGTTTGAGGATGCTGATTTTGGCAATGCACTTTGTAACCTGTCTGACATCTCAGAATTGCCAAGTGAAAAAGCAGTCTTGCATATTCAGTGGTGCAAGTCATCAGCTTATGAAACCAGTAGCCTTCCATCAGTTTCATCACTTGATACTGCTAGTCTCGACTCCTCTGAAGAATCCTTGCCAAGCACTTCAGGCTCTATGCAAAACTATTTACGCACTGCTTCAGAATGGCCCTCGCCATTTCCCATACCAGCGCTGTCATTTGATGTGGAGCTAAAACTAAGACGAGGAAACGAggcatttgaaaaaacaaaaataggCATTGATGTGACTAGAGACATGAAAATAGAGATTCTTGACAAAATAGTGCAGACAGTTTTTGACATTAAGGCGTACCCTGACAATCAGGAAATTGAATCCATTGCATCTGCATTGGTTTTCAAATATCCTTGCCTTAAGGAGCCTGGCAAAGGAAAGGGTTTTGAGGGGTGGTTGATTAGCATCAAGAACAAGCTAAACAATTATAGGGCAAAGTTGCGAGAGGCAGGTTGCAATGAAGTAATTGTTAACAGGAAGCGAAACGATGGTGCCAGTGGTCGGAGGAGTTTCACTCTGAAAAAGGCAAAGCGTGGAGAAGTCAATCATGTACCGGAACATCCATGCAACCACACTGACACTTCACTTGAAGAGCAAAGAATTATTTTGGTAGAGGAAACCAAAAAGGCAAGAAGAGACATGGCAACCATAAGTGAAAAAATGGAACTAACATTTTCCCTTAGAAGAAAAGAAATGGTCCAAGAGCAGCCAATGATTGTAGAGGTTCAGGAGAGGTGGCCTGCACTCTTTTTCCAAGAACAG ATCTGTGAGGAATTTTTCCGCATCACCAACAAAGACCTTCTAGGAGTCTTCATGGCAGCCACTGACAAGTACACACCAAAGCTTCTGAAGTTATACAGAGCCAGAAAAGGAGCGTTTGGACATGAAATGGAAGAGCTCCTGGAAAGACTTGATGAAAGG ACAACAGAAATTGTTAATCACAGAAGGACGGCTGCTTTGGAGGGCCTGCCTTTGTTTCTTCGAGAGAAACAAACTAACCTTTTCAAGATATGTAAA GAAACTGAAGATGGAACAAAGGGCGTATCAGTTGGCATTCTCTATGTTACGGACGATGACACCCGGGCAGCATCACCAGTGATCCAGAACATTGCTGTTGTACTGGAAGAGGTTGTTGTTTTGGAAGACATTCCAGATACCTCAAGTGCTGTGGCATACCTTTTTGGCCTTCTTTATGCACTCAACTTTTCCTATCCCAAAGAACTCCGGTACACTTTTGACACACTTCAGAATGTTTTCATGGAGCTTGGGACTGGATGTACACAACGTGTGCTTTCTCTTAAAAACAAGATGTTAAACTAA